One part of the Saprospiraceae bacterium genome encodes these proteins:
- a CDS encoding rhomboid family intramembrane serine protease, protein MTELSKEKERFFNSLNVALSVSILCILVHLVFLILPIHKYDWSIYPRDLGQWYGIFTGQFIHASWGHLFSNLPPLFITTLVLFYFYRTIGLASFSLLLMATGFMVFLFGRNYSHIGASGLVYGLISFIFFSGIFRRNVKSIVLMTIMVIMYSGYLAGFFPTDERVSWEAHLFGAIAGLWTAFIFRKYRESDEEPIKYDWKGQDRTPKEYFLQRNSFEKTISEREQENSDLQDSQDFQNTTRE, encoded by the coding sequence ATGACCGAACTTTCAAAAGAAAAAGAACGTTTTTTTAATTCCTTAAATGTTGCTCTAAGCGTAAGTATTTTATGCATTCTTGTGCATTTGGTATTTCTCATCTTACCCATTCACAAATACGACTGGAGTATTTATCCAAGGGATCTCGGACAATGGTATGGAATATTTACCGGCCAATTCATTCATGCCAGTTGGGGTCATTTGTTTTCAAACTTACCGCCTTTATTTATAACTACATTGGTCTTGTTTTATTTTTACAGAACGATTGGACTTGCAAGTTTTTCACTCCTCTTAATGGCTACAGGTTTCATGGTCTTTTTATTTGGCAGAAACTATTCGCATATTGGTGCCAGCGGGCTCGTATATGGTTTAATATCATTTATTTTCTTTTCAGGAATCTTTAGAAGGAATGTCAAATCCATTGTATTAATGACCATAATGGTAATTATGTACAGTGGTTATTTAGCAGGCTTCTTTCCAACAGATGAACGAGTTTCGTGGGAAGCCCATTTATTTGGTGCTATTGCTGGGTTATGGACAGCTTTCATTTTTAGAAAATATCGGGAATCTGATGAAGAGCCTATAAAATATGATTGGAAAGGTCAGGATAGAACTCCAAAAGAATATTTTCTCCAAAGAAACAGTTTCGAAAAAACGATCTCTGAACGGGAGCAGGAAAATTCGGATTTACAGGATTCGCAGGACTTCCAAAATACTACAAGAGAATAA
- the murQ gene encoding N-acetylmuramic acid 6-phosphate etherase, translating to MSFKKRTEEISLHRNLEQKSTLELLSLMNAEDQKVALAVEKCIPEVAVLVECAILKLKEGGRLFYIGAGTSGRLGILDASECPPTFGVSQDMIQGIIAGGDQAIRKAVEFAEDSKTQAWDDLKNFGISKLDLVIGIAASGTTPYVLYGLQACQKNQIKTACITSNPGSPITEYSDFKIEVLVGPEFITGSSRLKSGTAQKLLLNMISTTIMIGLGRVVDHKMVDMQLNNQKLIERGVRMIVEESDLNEFQAKELLLKVGSVRAALLSCKH from the coding sequence ATGAGTTTTAAGAAAAGGACGGAGGAAATTTCTTTGCATCGCAATCTGGAACAAAAATCTACTCTTGAATTATTAAGCTTAATGAATGCGGAAGATCAAAAAGTTGCCCTCGCAGTTGAAAAATGTATACCTGAAGTTGCTGTACTTGTAGAATGCGCTATATTAAAACTCAAGGAGGGTGGAAGACTCTTTTATATAGGAGCCGGTACTAGCGGAAGATTAGGAATTTTAGATGCTTCTGAATGTCCGCCAACGTTTGGTGTTTCTCAAGATATGATTCAAGGTATCATTGCAGGTGGTGACCAGGCTATTCGGAAAGCTGTAGAATTTGCAGAAGACAGCAAAACACAAGCTTGGGATGATTTAAAAAATTTTGGAATAAGCAAGCTAGATCTGGTTATAGGAATTGCTGCAAGCGGAACTACGCCCTATGTTCTTTATGGTTTGCAAGCATGTCAAAAGAACCAAATTAAAACGGCTTGTATTACTTCAAACCCCGGTAGTCCAATAACTGAGTACTCCGATTTTAAAATTGAAGTTTTAGTTGGTCCTGAATTTATTACGGGAAGCTCTCGTTTAAAAAGTGGTACGGCTCAAAAGCTTTTACTAAATATGATTTCTACCACGATCATGATAGGCTTAGGGAGGGTAGTAGATCATAAAATGGTGGATATGCAACTTAATAATCAAAAGCTTATTGAACGTGGAGTGCGAATGATTGTCGAAGAATCAGATTTGAATGAATTTCAAGCGAAGGAATTATTACTTAAAGTTGGGAGTGTCAGAGCAGCATTACTTAGCTGTAAGCACTAA
- a CDS encoding sodium:solute symporter, translating into MLSSSWLIFILLIYFGLLLWIARITSKDHSNESFFVGKRNSKWYVVAFGMIGTSLSGVTFISVPGTVGANGFFYFQVVLGYFIGYVVVAYVLLPIYYSLQLTSIYHFLEKRLGLIAYKTGASYFILSRTIGATARLYLVINVLQLFLLNDLGVSFYVTALFILLMILLYTLQGGVKTIVWTDTLQTFFMLTALVCCIWMILNALDISLINAIKELNQKSYLNIFNTDLNSGSNFWKHFIGGALITISMTGMDQEMMQKNISVRTLKDSQKNMMFFSVVLIFVNLLFLFLGGLLYLFAKQYNLELAGDDIFPSIALQHMPIAFSLLFIIGLISALFPSADGAITALTAAFCIDILGFNRKEDKTEEQKIKIRKTVHYLFALVFLILVFIFKWIDNKSIIDVILKVAGYTYGPLLGLFSFAILTKRVLPDNFRIILVCLIAPILVFIIDLNSKTWFGGFSFGYLNLGLNGLITFIGLLLISKSKA; encoded by the coding sequence ATGCTTTCATCATCTTGGTTAATTTTTATTTTATTAATTTATTTCGGACTGTTATTATGGATTGCCCGAATTACCTCTAAAGATCATTCCAATGAAAGTTTTTTCGTAGGTAAGAGAAATTCAAAATGGTATGTAGTTGCTTTTGGTATGATTGGCACTTCCCTTTCAGGGGTTACGTTTATTTCTGTTCCAGGAACTGTAGGGGCAAATGGATTTTTTTATTTTCAAGTCGTTTTGGGATATTTTATAGGTTATGTTGTGGTAGCATATGTGTTATTGCCAATTTACTATTCCTTACAACTCACGTCCATTTATCATTTTCTGGAAAAGCGATTAGGCTTGATTGCATATAAAACAGGCGCATCCTATTTTATTCTATCCAGAACCATAGGAGCTACTGCAAGATTGTACTTGGTTATTAATGTGTTGCAATTGTTTTTATTAAACGATTTAGGTGTTTCGTTTTATGTAACGGCACTATTTATCTTGTTAATGATCCTGCTTTATACATTACAAGGGGGTGTTAAAACAATTGTTTGGACAGATACATTGCAGACATTTTTTATGCTTACTGCTTTAGTATGTTGTATTTGGATGATCTTAAATGCTCTTGATATTAGTTTGATAAATGCAATCAAGGAATTAAACCAAAAGTCATACCTGAATATATTTAACACAGATCTAAATAGTGGATCAAATTTCTGGAAGCATTTTATCGGTGGAGCATTAATAACGATTAGCATGACTGGAATGGATCAAGAAATGATGCAAAAAAATATTAGCGTACGCACTTTAAAGGATTCCCAAAAGAATATGATGTTCTTTAGTGTGGTATTAATTTTTGTGAATTTGTTGTTTTTGTTTTTGGGTGGCTTATTATATTTATTTGCAAAGCAATATAATTTAGAACTAGCTGGAGATGATATATTCCCATCTATAGCATTGCAACATATGCCAATAGCATTTTCTTTATTATTCATAATCGGTTTGATTTCTGCTTTGTTTCCAAGTGCGGATGGTGCTATTACAGCATTAACTGCAGCTTTTTGTATTGATATATTAGGATTTAATAGAAAGGAAGATAAAACAGAGGAGCAGAAAATCAAGATTCGTAAAACTGTGCATTATTTATTTGCTTTGGTTTTTTTAATTTTGGTTTTTATATTTAAGTGGATAGATAATAAATCAATCATTGATGTGATTCTCAAAGTTGCAGGATATACCTACGGACCATTATTAGGTTTATTTAGTTTTGCAATCCTCACAAAGCGTGTTCTGCCTGATAATTTTAGAATAATTTTAGTTTGTTTAATAGCACCAATATTGGTTTTTATTATAGATTTAAATTCTAAGACTTGGTTTGGGGGCTTTTCTTTTGGTTATTTAAACTTGGGCTTAAACGGTTTAATCACCTTTATAGGATTGTTATTAATTTCAAAATCAAAAGCATGA
- a CDS encoding MFS transporter — translation MHTRVINLYKESFAGLNANSWLLALVQLVNRAGTMVIPFMSMYMTQHIGVSITKAGFVMACFGLGSIVGAYFGGKLSDKFGFYNLMLFSLFAGGISYIVISFFESYYLICLATFVASVINESFRPASMAAISSYSNPDTLTRSGSLVRLSVNLGWAFGAAAGGWIASYNYQLLFYVDGITNMLAAVLIYFKLPRKEPIENPRNLSENLNSSLSPYKDKFYLIFIVLTCLFGIYFFQLFSTLPIYFKKELHLNESQIGWILGMNGLLIAAFEMVAVYSLEGVKRLRLIALGTLITGFSFVIFNILPFEAFTLGMISSIIISIGEIFAMPFMLSFFMKRSQPTNIGQYASLYTIAYSVAHITGSFSGSAVADHFGFEILWWLVGILSVFVALAFLYMDKIEPKYPAFKPSLS, via the coding sequence ATGCACACGCGTGTAATTAATTTATACAAAGAATCATTTGCTGGTCTGAATGCGAATTCCTGGCTTCTGGCTTTAGTGCAATTGGTAAATCGCGCGGGAACCATGGTCATTCCGTTCATGTCAATGTATATGACCCAACATATTGGTGTGAGTATTACGAAAGCAGGTTTTGTGATGGCTTGTTTTGGTTTAGGTTCCATTGTAGGTGCTTATTTTGGTGGTAAATTAAGTGACAAGTTTGGTTTTTATAATTTGATGCTGTTCTCTTTATTTGCAGGAGGCATCTCCTATATTGTGATCTCATTTTTTGAAAGCTATTATTTAATTTGCTTAGCAACATTCGTTGCCTCTGTGATCAATGAAAGCTTTAGACCTGCTAGCATGGCTGCGATTTCTTCCTATAGTAACCCTGACACCTTAACCCGGAGTGGATCGTTAGTACGTTTGTCTGTAAATTTAGGTTGGGCTTTTGGAGCTGCGGCAGGAGGATGGATTGCTTCCTATAATTACCAATTATTATTTTATGTGGATGGCATCACAAATATGCTTGCTGCTGTTTTAATATATTTTAAACTGCCTCGTAAAGAACCGATTGAGAACCCAAGAAATTTATCTGAGAATTTGAATTCATCTTTATCTCCATACAAAGATAAATTCTATTTGATTTTTATAGTTTTAACATGTTTATTTGGCATTTACTTTTTTCAACTATTTTCAACGCTCCCTATCTATTTTAAAAAAGAACTGCATTTAAATGAAAGTCAAATTGGTTGGATTCTAGGAATGAATGGACTCTTGATTGCTGCGTTTGAAATGGTTGCCGTGTATTCATTAGAAGGGGTAAAAAGATTGCGTTTAATTGCATTAGGCACCTTGATTACTGGATTTTCATTTGTGATCTTTAATATCTTACCATTTGAAGCATTTACTTTAGGCATGATTTCTTCCATCATAATTTCAATTGGTGAAATATTTGCAATGCCCTTTATGCTAAGTTTCTTTATGAAACGAAGCCAGCCCACAAATATTGGCCAATATGCATCTCTATATACAATCGCTTATAGTGTAGCACATATCACTGGTAGTTTTTCTGGAAGCGCCGTAGCAGATCATTTTGGATTTGAGATTTTATGGTGGCTGGTTGGGATTTTATCGGTTTTTGTCGCTTTAGCATTTTTATACATGGATAAAATAGAACCCAAATATCCTGCATTCAAACCTAGCTTAAGCTAA
- a CDS encoding glycosyltransferase family 39 protein, whose product MNFTESIIKLIQSKWNIYVILLISFAVYANTLFHDFTLDDKVVFTENQFVQNGIKGIPSIVSNETFAGYFKDSGNKSTIGGGRYRPLTLCFFSIEHQLAGNNPVFAHLLNILIFCLLNYLLFITLTKLLSFKYPEKATMIAFLGTLLFAIHPIHTEVVANVKGLDEITSMLFSFLALYFLLKQNEKENLNNYIIAGIFYTLALFSKENAVVFLVLIPLSLFLFNVEKRIAFKSFIPLSIASIVFLVCRIAVTGTTFITNSKNFLENPFLQFRGERVLEMNPADKYGTIFYTLLKYVQLHIFPYPLTHDYAPKSIATINLFSPLPILAVALAATGIFLAFNWMKSKPLYSWSILIFMVALLPTSNLFFSIGAYMGERFVFVSSIGFCIAIAGLFSNHLIPKYKWSIFLFIGILVAFSIRTASRNMAWKDNLTLFNTDYFHSPNSAKLNSSLGFTLLEKYRSLDDKENNKHLLGQAIIHLNKAIEIYPKYTDCIFLLGNANYLIKDYKNAVASYENYIQLNPADLSIMKNYQKALREYGRILFHDDHNNALAKEMLIKSLKLNPNDDQALEVLGSAEAELGYLLKSLQYLLKSVEINPNSASTWANLYITYTRLGDKVNAQLAINKGMEIDKDVVKKLMSVRSK is encoded by the coding sequence ATGAATTTCACTGAATCTATAATTAAACTTATACAAAGCAAATGGAATATATATGTCATTCTATTAATTTCTTTTGCAGTCTATGCCAATACCTTATTTCATGATTTTACACTTGACGATAAGGTTGTTTTTACAGAAAATCAATTTGTACAAAACGGAATTAAAGGGATCCCATCCATCGTTTCAAATGAAACATTTGCTGGGTATTTTAAAGATTCAGGAAATAAAAGCACCATAGGTGGTGGTAGATATCGTCCTTTAACCCTATGCTTTTTTTCCATAGAGCATCAATTGGCTGGAAACAATCCAGTGTTTGCACATCTTTTGAATATTTTGATATTTTGCCTTTTGAATTATTTACTTTTCATCACCTTGACTAAACTGCTATCATTTAAATATCCAGAAAAAGCTACAATGATCGCCTTTTTGGGCACCTTGCTTTTTGCAATTCACCCTATCCATACAGAAGTGGTTGCCAATGTTAAAGGTTTAGATGAGATTACATCCATGCTGTTTTCATTTTTAGCGCTCTATTTTCTATTGAAACAAAATGAAAAAGAAAATCTCAATAATTATATAATTGCTGGGATTTTTTATACCCTGGCATTATTCTCAAAAGAAAATGCAGTAGTCTTTCTGGTACTTATTCCACTTTCTTTGTTTTTATTTAATGTTGAAAAAAGAATTGCATTCAAATCCTTCATACCACTCTCAATAGCATCCATTGTATTCTTAGTTTGTAGGATTGCTGTCACTGGAACTACATTTATCACAAATTCAAAGAATTTTTTAGAAAATCCATTTCTTCAATTTCGTGGGGAGCGTGTATTAGAAATGAATCCTGCCGATAAATATGGAACCATTTTTTATACACTCCTGAAGTATGTACAACTGCATATTTTCCCATATCCACTTACACACGATTATGCACCAAAAAGTATTGCAACTATAAATCTATTTTCACCCTTACCAATTTTAGCTGTAGCATTAGCAGCTACCGGAATATTTCTTGCATTCAATTGGATGAAATCAAAACCTCTTTATTCCTGGTCCATACTAATTTTTATGGTAGCCTTATTACCAACTTCCAATTTGTTTTTTTCTATTGGTGCTTATATGGGTGAACGATTTGTATTTGTTTCATCCATTGGCTTTTGTATAGCAATTGCCGGGCTATTTAGTAATCACCTGATTCCAAAATACAAATGGAGTATATTTTTATTTATTGGTATTTTAGTTGCTTTTTCAATTCGTACCGCATCCAGGAATATGGCATGGAAAGATAATCTTACCTTGTTTAATACAGATTATTTCCATTCCCCAAATAGTGCTAAATTAAATTCGTCACTTGGATTTACACTTTTGGAAAAATACCGAAGTTTGGATGATAAAGAAAACAATAAACATCTATTGGGTCAAGCCATTATTCATTTAAATAAAGCGATTGAGATATACCCAAAATATACAGATTGTATATTTTTACTTGGCAACGCAAATTACTTAATTAAAGACTATAAAAATGCAGTTGCATCTTATGAAAATTATATACAACTGAATCCCGCGGATCTTTCAATTATGAAAAACTATCAAAAAGCATTAAGAGAATATGGTAGAATTTTATTTCATGATGATCACAATAATGCACTGGCTAAAGAAATGCTCATTAAATCATTGAAGTTAAATCCAAATGATGATCAGGCATTAGAAGTATTAGGAAGTGCCGAAGCAGAATTAGGCTATTTATTAAAATCACTTCAGTATTTACTTAAATCTGTAGAAATTAATCCAAATTCTGCAAGCACCTGGGCAAATTTATATATAACATATACTCGACTTGGTGACAAAGTAAATGCCCAATTAGCGATAAATAAAGGAATGGAAATTGATAAAGATGTTGTTAAAAAATTGATGTCAGTTAGATCAAAATAG
- a CDS encoding T9SS type A sorting domain-containing protein — protein MKYSILILILISFQIGKLHSQAGQLDPSFGGKGWVHTDFGGKDQAGSIAIQKDGKLLVGGRTNVVNNAFDFILARYLSDGNLDLGFGDQGKIIRDFGSSQENIEFIKVLSDQRILIGGYSNNNPNSTGILFQLLPDGSPDLSFGNQGQVIFKYGRSTGPSAVAIQEDGKLVVACVAVIDSFDIDWLVTRFYPNGQLDSSFNKKGWTYFNFITREDIPFDIVIQKDHKILISGCSGVYPKANFAFLRLNEDGTLDDGFGNKGSTQTDFGEDQDVAYTSLMLEDGKFITSGTVRDSLTNYDFGLARFLSDGSPDLSFGAGGKITYDFKGPVDYGLYMIQQADGKYLVCGLNNVLTHNSYIVVRFNSDGSLDTGFGKNGVASLDVVNILTDNTPGFIMQDDGKIVMVANYKDGTNINFLVFRFLNDIQTNTKHDPGIIQSVYVYPNPVSKELILNTENMEGEIELQLFDLRGVLIDDTMLILKNHKASLNWRDHWKPGSYFLKWNCSKQTGIIPVFKK, from the coding sequence ATGAAATATAGCATCCTCATTCTAATTTTAATAAGTTTTCAAATTGGTAAATTGCATTCACAAGCAGGACAGTTGGATCCTAGTTTTGGAGGTAAAGGTTGGGTTCATACCGATTTTGGTGGAAAAGATCAAGCTGGATCTATTGCAATTCAAAAGGATGGCAAACTCTTAGTAGGTGGACGTACCAATGTTGTAAACAATGCATTTGATTTTATCCTTGCCAGATATCTTTCTGATGGAAATTTAGATCTGGGATTTGGCGACCAAGGAAAAATCATCAGAGATTTTGGCTCCAGTCAAGAGAATATTGAGTTTATAAAAGTACTGTCAGATCAAAGAATTCTTATTGGTGGATATTCCAATAATAATCCGAATTCAACAGGTATATTATTTCAACTTTTACCGGATGGAAGTCCGGATTTGAGCTTTGGAAATCAGGGGCAGGTAATTTTTAAATATGGCAGATCCACAGGACCCTCAGCAGTTGCAATTCAAGAAGACGGCAAATTGGTGGTTGCCTGTGTAGCCGTAATAGATTCATTTGATATTGATTGGCTGGTGACTCGATTTTACCCAAACGGGCAATTAGATTCCAGCTTTAACAAAAAAGGTTGGACCTATTTTAATTTTATAACTCGGGAGGATATTCCATTTGATATTGTAATTCAAAAAGACCATAAAATTTTAATAAGTGGCTGTTCGGGAGTTTATCCGAAAGCGAATTTTGCTTTTTTACGTTTGAATGAAGATGGTACTTTGGATGATGGTTTTGGAAATAAAGGAAGTACACAAACCGATTTCGGAGAGGATCAGGATGTTGCGTATACTTCTTTGATGCTGGAGGATGGAAAGTTTATTACTTCTGGTACGGTTCGGGATAGTCTCACAAATTATGATTTTGGATTGGCGCGCTTTCTTTCGGATGGAAGTCCGGATTTAAGTTTTGGCGCAGGAGGCAAGATTACTTATGATTTTAAAGGTCCTGTAGATTATGGATTGTATATGATTCAACAAGCCGATGGTAAATATCTGGTTTGCGGATTAAACAACGTGCTTACACATAATAGTTATATTGTAGTTCGGTTTAATTCGGATGGAAGTCTGGATACCGGCTTTGGAAAAAATGGCGTTGCAAGTCTCGATGTGGTCAATATTTTGACAGATAATACCCCGGGATTTATCATGCAAGACGATGGGAAAATTGTGATGGTTGCCAATTATAAAGATGGAACAAATATTAATTTTTTAGTATTTCGATTTTTAAATGATATTCAAACAAATACGAAGCATGATCCTGGCATTATTCAAAGTGTTTATGTTTATCCAAATCCAGTATCTAAGGAATTAATTCTGAATACTGAAAACATGGAAGGCGAAATAGAGTTGCAACTGTTTGATCTAAGGGGAGTTTTAATCGATGACACAATGTTGATCCTTAAAAACCACAAAGCAAGCTTAAACTGGAGGGATCATTGGAAGCCTGGAAGTTATTTCCTTAAATGGAATTGTTCAAAACAAACTGGAATAATACCAGTTTTCAAAAAGTAA
- a CDS encoding outer membrane lipoprotein carrier protein LolA, whose amino-acid sequence MKTLVLLFATQCILFAHPDPKAKMLLDNVHKQYKKMGTLEIFFSYEQTNDKKNKISNSGQLLSKGSQFKLILPDMEIYSNGKIQYTYLKNNNEVQITTPDEKENKYHPKFLSAIYLSGTHNFSLSGKEKFAGKLLTIVEFIPIDKMESINKIRLYISEKSNLIEKVEWSEKKGNNTIVTFTKTAANNLIPDTAFEFNTKNLKGVHIEDLREE is encoded by the coding sequence ATGAAAACCTTGGTACTTCTATTTGCAACCCAATGTATTCTTTTTGCGCATCCTGATCCAAAAGCAAAAATGCTATTAGACAATGTGCATAAGCAATATAAGAAAATGGGAACCTTAGAAATTTTCTTTAGTTATGAGCAAACGAATGACAAAAAAAATAAAATAAGCAATTCCGGACAATTACTCTCAAAAGGCTCACAATTTAAATTGATATTACCGGATATGGAAATTTATTCTAACGGTAAAATTCAATACACATATTTGAAAAATAACAATGAGGTTCAAATTACTACGCCGGATGAAAAAGAAAATAAATATCATCCAAAATTTTTATCCGCTATTTATTTATCAGGGACTCATAATTTTTCATTGTCAGGAAAAGAAAAATTTGCAGGCAAATTGCTTACTATTGTAGAATTTATACCTATTGATAAAATGGAATCCATTAATAAAATCAGGTTATACATTTCTGAAAAATCAAATTTAATTGAAAAAGTGGAATGGTCAGAAAAGAAAGGAAATAATACCATAGTTACATTTACAAAGACTGCTGCTAACAATTTGATACCTGATACCGCTTTTGAGTTTAACACTAAAAATCTTAAAGGTGTGCATATCGAGGATCTGCGGGAAGAATAA
- a CDS encoding GH3 auxin-responsive promoter family protein has protein sequence MNIKNSLIHLVANNVCNSLNADYLAGVQIQKKIFKKLIQKASKTKFGKDHAFQEIRNYQDYKRNVRVREYEDFNPYIQEIQEGKKDFLWPGLPKYFAKTSGTTSGPKYIPLTKDSIKNHINSARNALFQYLRKNPITKIFDGKMLFLSGTPALSYENGIAIGRLSGIVNNEIPNWFKKNKLPDNKINAIQPWEAKIDTMVRELSKSDIRVIGGIPPWIQMFCETLLNYTGKNTVLDVFPNLELYIHGGVNYAPYKQKINQLFGQEIALIETYPASEGFIAYQDNYQQDGMQLVLNDGIFYEFIPKDSILDPNAERIQLEDVSLHTDYAIILTTNAGLWSYLIGDLVRFVSLKPHKIKVSGRISQFISAFGEHVISSEIDQAISFAQKKHLFGVVEFTVAPQVSPLDNRHAYHEWFIEFSEIPKNLQEIANTINDHLCELNSYYKDLIEGKLLDTLKIRPIRKNGFLDYMRKVGKLGEQFKVHRLSNDRKMADMLSKDIVKMNA, from the coding sequence ATGAACATTAAAAATAGTCTTATTCATCTTGTTGCCAATAACGTTTGCAATTCTTTGAATGCAGATTATTTAGCAGGTGTACAGATACAGAAGAAAATATTCAAAAAACTCATACAAAAAGCTTCAAAAACAAAATTTGGAAAAGATCATGCGTTTCAAGAGATCCGGAATTACCAGGATTACAAGCGCAATGTAAGGGTCCGAGAATACGAAGATTTCAATCCCTACATTCAAGAAATCCAGGAAGGGAAAAAAGATTTTTTGTGGCCAGGTCTTCCAAAATATTTTGCGAAAACTTCAGGTACTACTTCGGGTCCGAAATATATTCCATTGACAAAAGATAGTATTAAAAATCATATTAATTCTGCTAGAAATGCACTCTTTCAATATTTAAGAAAAAATCCAATTACTAAAATATTTGATGGGAAAATGTTATTTCTATCTGGCACTCCAGCATTAAGCTATGAAAATGGAATTGCAATTGGCAGACTATCAGGCATTGTAAATAATGAAATCCCGAATTGGTTTAAAAAGAATAAGCTACCAGATAATAAGATTAACGCAATACAACCTTGGGAAGCTAAAATTGATACCATGGTACGTGAATTATCAAAATCTGATATTCGTGTAATTGGTGGGATTCCTCCTTGGATTCAAATGTTTTGTGAAACGCTTTTAAATTATACTGGTAAGAATACGGTACTGGATGTTTTTCCAAATTTAGAATTATATATTCATGGCGGAGTTAATTATGCTCCTTATAAACAAAAAATAAATCAATTATTCGGTCAGGAAATTGCTTTGATTGAAACCTATCCTGCAAGTGAAGGATTCATCGCTTACCAAGACAATTATCAGCAAGATGGTATGCAGTTAGTTTTAAATGATGGCATCTTTTATGAGTTTATTCCTAAAGATTCAATTTTGGATCCAAATGCTGAGCGCATTCAATTAGAAGACGTTTCATTACATACAGATTATGCAATTATCCTTACAACAAATGCGGGATTATGGTCTTACCTAATAGGTGATTTGGTGCGTTTTGTGTCATTAAAACCACATAAGATCAAAGTTTCAGGAAGAATCAGCCAGTTTATTTCAGCTTTTGGTGAACATGTGATTTCGAGTGAAATAGACCAAGCCATATCATTTGCTCAAAAAAAGCATCTTTTTGGAGTAGTTGAATTTACGGTAGCACCTCAAGTAAGTCCATTGGATAATCGTCATGCGTACCACGAATGGTTTATAGAATTTTCAGAAATACCTAAAAACCTTCAAGAAATAGCCAATACAATAAATGACCATTTGTGCGAATTAAATAGCTATTACAAAGACTTGATTGAAGGAAAATTATTAGATACTCTAAAAATCAGACCCATCCGTAAAAATGGCTTTCTAGACTATATGCGCAAAGTAGGAAAGCTGGGTGAACAATTTAAAGTACATCGTCTCAGTAATGATCGAAAAATGGCCGATATGCTTTCAAAGGACATCGTAAAAATGAATGCCTAA
- the bamD gene encoding outer membrane protein assembly factor BamD has translation MVKILVRFSVLSLLLFSACKSSYEKIRTSAEPQLILKAADKYYANKEYFKAQTLYELVLTSFRGQKEAEEIYFNYAYTHYYLSEYELASHLFKTFANTFINSSKKEDADFLSVYSLYKTSPVYRLDQSGTEKAIEGFQLFVNSYPNSSKIIECNKLIDECRSKLEFKAFEAGKLYYDMRNYQACLTSLQNLLNDFPETKNAREIRYLMCKSAYQLAERSIFEKQKERFIDAKQYAEDFIRRYVSGKYLNEVKDLNKKAITKLKSPEYDRYQNTSARN, from the coding sequence ATGGTTAAAATACTGGTTAGATTTTCCGTTTTAAGTCTCCTTCTGTTTTCAGCATGCAAATCCAGCTATGAAAAAATAAGGACAAGTGCTGAACCGCAACTTATTTTAAAAGCGGCAGATAAGTATTATGCTAACAAAGAATATTTCAAAGCCCAAACCTTATACGAACTGGTTTTAACATCTTTTAGAGGACAAAAAGAAGCGGAAGAAATTTACTTCAACTATGCTTATACGCATTACTATTTGTCTGAATATGAGTTAGCTTCTCATTTATTTAAAACATTTGCCAATACCTTTATTAATAGTTCCAAAAAGGAAGATGCTGATTTTTTATCAGTATATTCACTTTATAAAACGTCTCCAGTTTATAGATTAGATCAAAGTGGTACAGAAAAAGCCATTGAAGGCTTTCAGCTTTTTGTGAATTCATATCCAAACTCAAGTAAGATCATTGAATGCAATAAATTGATTGATGAGTGCCGTTCAAAATTGGAATTTAAAGCATTTGAAGCTGGAAAGCTTTATTATGATATGCGGAATTACCAGGCGTGTTTAACAAGTCTTCAAAATTTATTGAATGATTTTCCTGAAACTAAAAATGCCAGAGAGATCCGCTATCTCATGTGTAAATCCGCATATCAGTTGGCCGAACGAAGCATTTTTGAAAAACAAAAAGAACGTTTTATAGATGCAAAACAATATGCTGAAGACTTCATAAGACGTTATGTATCTGGTAAATACTTAAATGAAGTAAAGGATTTAAATAAAAAAGCAATTACAAAATTAAAATCTCCTGAATATGATAGATATCAAAACACAAGTGCAAGGAATTAA